A genomic segment from Methanomicrobium sp. W14 encodes:
- a CDS encoding formylmethanofuran dehydrogenase subunit A: MSEYIIKNGFVFDPLLGIKGEKKDIGVKDGKIVDASEVKKGKVIDASGKTVMAGGVDIHTHCVGPKVNIGRLMRPEDKLFRSRVKEGNTRVQMGFAVPSTFATGYEYARMGYVYANEAAMPPLDSPHIHEEIRDTPIIDISAMPVLGNNWFQLEYLKNKEFDNNAAYTAWLLNATKGFGIKCVNPGGSEAWGWGMNCTTIHDPVPYFDITPAEIIKGQMQTNEELGLPHSLHIHPNNIGNPGNYETTLDTLKLAEGVKTNNKFGRDQVLHNTHLQFHSYDGTGWGDFCSASQQVMDYVNKQKNISFDLGCVTFDETTTMTADGPFEYHLQMLNHLKWANSDVELETSSGIVPYVYDPKIKVCDIQWAIGLELALLAKDHMRCHLTTDHPNAGPFFRYPRIIKWLMSKKSRDSLLHSFKWADKVIDATILESLDRELNLYEIAQMTRAGTAKCLGISDMYGSLREGTNANIAIYNINPEDMPSDPELIEKAFAETAYTIKDGVIVVENGKVVATTPNYTVWTHVRVPDNPIVDHDIREKFAKYYTVGLENYMVFDEHVHNPRAIEVDTTA; this comes from the coding sequence ATGAGTGAGTACATCATCAAAAACGGGTTTGTATTTGACCCTCTTTTGGGCATCAAAGGTGAAAAAAAGGACATAGGTGTCAAGGACGGAAAAATTGTAGATGCATCTGAAGTCAAAAAAGGAAAAGTGATTGATGCATCCGGTAAGACCGTCATGGCCGGTGGTGTTGATATACACACGCACTGTGTCGGGCCAAAGGTCAACATCGGCCGCCTGATGCGTCCTGAGGACAAGCTTTTCAGAAGCCGCGTAAAAGAAGGCAATACAAGGGTTCAGATGGGATTTGCAGTACCGAGCACATTCGCAACAGGATACGAATATGCACGTATGGGGTATGTATATGCAAACGAAGCTGCAATGCCGCCTCTTGACTCCCCGCATATTCACGAGGAAATCCGTGATACGCCTATCATAGATATCTCAGCCATGCCTGTTCTCGGAAACAACTGGTTCCAGCTTGAATACCTGAAGAACAAGGAATTTGACAATAATGCCGCATATACTGCCTGGCTTTTGAACGCAACCAAGGGATTCGGTATAAAGTGCGTGAACCCCGGCGGAAGTGAGGCCTGGGGCTGGGGTATGAACTGTACAACAATTCATGACCCTGTTCCATACTTTGACATAACACCTGCAGAGATTATAAAGGGCCAGATGCAGACAAATGAGGAGCTTGGCCTTCCGCATTCCCTGCATATTCACCCGAACAACATCGGAAATCCAGGCAACTACGAGACGACACTTGATACGTTAAAGCTTGCAGAGGGCGTAAAGACCAACAACAAGTTCGGCCGTGACCAGGTCCTTCATAACACCCATCTCCAGTTCCACTCCTACGACGGAACAGGCTGGGGTGACTTCTGCTCGGCATCACAGCAGGTTATGGACTACGTGAACAAGCAGAAAAACATCTCGTTTGATCTTGGGTGCGTTACGTTTGACGAAACTACTACGATGACCGCAGACGGCCCGTTCGAGTATCACCTTCAGATGCTTAACCACCTTAAGTGGGCAAACAGCGATGTGGAGCTTGAGACGTCTTCAGGTATTGTACCTTACGTATACGACCCGAAGATCAAGGTCTGCGACATCCAGTGGGCTATCGGTCTTGAGCTTGCACTTCTTGCAAAGGATCACATGAGATGCCACCTGACGACAGACCACCCGAATGCGGGCCCGTTCTTCCGCTACCCGCGTATCATAAAGTGGCTCATGTCAAAGAAATCACGTGACAGTCTTCTGCACTCGTTCAAGTGGGCTGACAAGGTTATCGATGCAACGATTCTCGAGTCTCTGGACCGCGAGCTGAATCTCTACGAGATAGCACAGATGACACGTGCCGGAACGGCAAAGTGTCTCGGTATTTCGGACATGTACGGTTCACTCAGGGAAGGTACAAACGCAAACATTGCTATATACAACATCAACCCGGAGGATATGCCGTCTGATCCCGAGCTTATCGAGAAGGCATTCGCTGAAACCGCATACACCATTAAGGACGGTGTCATCGTTGTTGAGAACGGTAAAGTTGTTGCAACTACACCTAACTACACGGTCTGGACCCACGTCAGGGTACCTGACAATCCAATCGTTGACCACGACATTCGCGAGAAATTTGCCAAGTACTACACGGTAGGCCTTGAGAATTACATGGTGTTTGATGAACACGTCCACAACCCACGCGCTATTGAGGTTGATACTACAGCATGA
- a CDS encoding hydrogenase iron-sulfur subunit: MAEGNWKPKIIAIICNWCSYAGADLAGGSRIQYPPDVRAIRVMCTGRVDPLFIMKAFQDGADGVLVSGCHFGDCHYLEGNYKCAKRMFLVKNVLKNIGVNDKRLRMTFVSASEGAKWGMVMEDVVKTVKELGPSPLNR; the protein is encoded by the coding sequence ATGGCAGAAGGAAACTGGAAACCAAAAATTATTGCAATCATCTGCAACTGGTGTTCATATGCAGGAGCAGATCTTGCGGGAGGTTCACGTATTCAGTACCCGCCTGATGTACGTGCAATACGCGTAATGTGTACAGGACGTGTAGACCCGCTTTTTATAATGAAAGCATTCCAGGACGGTGCAGACGGAGTTCTTGTATCCGGATGCCACTTCGGTGACTGCCACTATCTTGAAGGGAACTACAAATGCGCAAAGCGTATGTTCCTTGTTAAAAACGTCCTCAAAAATATCGGAGTCAACGATAAAAGGCTCAGGATGACCTTTGTATCCGCATCAGAAGGTGCAAAATGGGGTATGGTCATGGAAGACGTAGTCAAGACAGTAAAGGAACTGGGTCCAAGCCCGCTGAACAGGTGA
- a CDS encoding 4Fe-4S binding protein, giving the protein MKSLFPKYSKRQEGCFTIMEQKLLKQVNNLILDNSRCTGCGICADSCPEEAISVGPVGAFRRGAIEYGSAVQVDEEKCSYCGVCTVMCPFNAMKLEIDGEPSLPIVEKEGFPVYDKLAEIDQEKCVQCTKCENVCPREAIVREVPVFEGTDRCGLKKAEALRSENEFVYNEDKCTFCGLCGEICAAIDVTRKPISAETGEVTGEVKWNPKLCDGCLLCAEICPSEAIEVKKGKISKRKKNKGKVHIDKEECCTCRWCAISCPTQAITVEKLFEGEIEFHAEKCPGGCSTCVEVCPANAIYVPTPKSPADMHGEIEPNIAVNKEFCILCGACVNACPGEDIIVLKRTGLRMKGKEDSALFKSVKEKLLTSRTSKVRESKDEFGEVEVKAL; this is encoded by the coding sequence ATGAAATCGCTTTTTCCAAAATACTCCAAGAGGCAGGAGGGCTGCTTCACCATAATGGAGCAGAAGCTTCTGAAACAGGTGAACAACCTTATTCTGGATAATTCACGCTGCACGGGCTGCGGGATATGCGCAGATTCCTGCCCTGAAGAGGCCATAAGTGTAGGCCCTGTAGGAGCATTCCGCAGGGGTGCTATAGAATACGGCTCAGCAGTTCAGGTGGACGAGGAGAAGTGCTCATACTGTGGTGTATGTACAGTAATGTGCCCGTTCAATGCAATGAAGCTTGAAATTGACGGAGAGCCGTCTCTTCCGATAGTAGAAAAGGAAGGTTTCCCTGTTTATGACAAGCTTGCCGAGATTGACCAGGAGAAATGCGTTCAGTGTACAAAGTGCGAGAACGTGTGCCCGCGTGAGGCAATTGTACGTGAAGTCCCTGTCTTTGAGGGGACTGACAGGTGCGGTCTGAAGAAGGCTGAGGCTCTCAGGTCCGAGAATGAATTCGTATACAACGAAGACAAGTGCACGTTCTGCGGACTGTGCGGTGAAATCTGTGCGGCAATTGATGTAACAAGAAAGCCAATCAGCGCCGAGACCGGAGAAGTCACAGGTGAGGTCAAGTGGAACCCGAAGCTCTGCGACGGATGTCTTCTCTGCGCCGAAATCTGCCCGTCCGAGGCTATTGAAGTCAAGAAAGGAAAGATAAGCAAGAGGAAGAAAAACAAAGGCAAGGTACACATCGACAAGGAAGAGTGCTGCACCTGCCGGTGGTGTGCAATAAGCTGTCCGACGCAGGCAATTACCGTTGAAAAGCTCTTCGAAGGAGAGATTGAGTTCCACGCGGAGAAGTGCCCCGGAGGATGTTCGACATGTGTTGAAGTCTGTCCGGCAAACGCAATCTATGTACCCACACCAAAATCCCCGGCCGATATGCACGGTGAGATTGAGCCTAATATTGCAGTCAACAAGGAATTCTGCATCCTCTGTGGTGCATGCGTTAACGCCTGCCCGGGTGAGGACATTATTGTTCTTAAGCGTACAGGCCTTCGCATGAAAGGCAAGGAGGATTCTGCTCTCTTCAAGTCCGTAAAGGAAAAGCTTCTGACTTCCAGAACATCCAAGGTCAGGGAATCAAAGGACGAATTTGGTGAGGTAGAGGTAAAGGCCCTCTGA
- a CDS encoding formylmethanofuran dehydrogenase subunit B has translation MPKVIKNVGCPYCGTCCDDVEVTVSDDGKRVLEVKNVCAIGTQIFMHGGDHEGRIKLPRMRQPDGSMKDVSFEEAIDYTAKVLLKAKKPLMYGFGSTNCEGHAAAARVMERSGGCLDNCASICHGSSFLAIFDNGYPSCTLGEVKNRADVVVFWGSNPAHAHPRHMSRYSIFPRGFFTGKGHNSRTVIVIDPRYTDTARVADHYLQVRQGHDYELFDAFRMVCHGHEDDIPDVVANIPKEKILEVAEIIKNARYCNFFYGMGLCHSDGRNHNIDIAISLTRDLNEFTKCTIMAMRGHYNITGPGAVWSWQFGFPYCLDLTKKTMVHMNPGETSSVDLAMRDEVDAFINIGTDAGAHFPIPAVQHLKKHPFITVDPHINMASEISDLHVPVKICGVDDGGIVYRMDNVPIQYRKVVDAPEGVPSDEEFLDAVYNRMVELEGDGFL, from the coding sequence ATGCCGAAAGTAATCAAAAACGTAGGATGTCCATACTGTGGTACATGCTGTGATGATGTGGAAGTCACAGTGTCCGATGACGGCAAGAGAGTTCTTGAAGTAAAGAACGTCTGTGCAATCGGAACCCAGATATTCATGCACGGTGGCGACCATGAAGGCCGTATAAAACTCCCGCGTATGCGCCAGCCTGACGGCTCAATGAAGGATGTCAGCTTTGAAGAAGCTATTGACTATACAGCGAAAGTCCTCCTTAAGGCAAAAAAACCCCTTATGTACGGCTTTGGTTCAACCAACTGTGAAGGCCATGCGGCGGCTGCACGTGTTATGGAGAGGTCAGGAGGCTGCCTCGACAACTGTGCATCAATCTGTCACGGAAGTTCATTCCTGGCAATATTTGACAACGGCTACCCGTCATGCACACTCGGAGAGGTCAAGAACCGTGCAGATGTGGTAGTGTTCTGGGGTTCAAACCCTGCGCATGCACACCCGCGCCACATGTCAAGGTATTCTATCTTCCCGCGTGGATTCTTCACCGGTAAAGGCCACAACTCGAGGACGGTCATTGTAATCGACCCGAGGTATACAGACACGGCACGTGTTGCAGACCATTACCTCCAGGTGAGGCAGGGGCACGACTACGAACTGTTCGATGCATTCCGTATGGTCTGCCACGGTCACGAGGATGATATTCCTGATGTCGTTGCAAACATCCCGAAGGAGAAGATCCTTGAAGTTGCAGAAATCATTAAAAATGCACGCTACTGCAATTTCTTCTACGGGATGGGCCTGTGCCACTCCGACGGCCGAAACCACAACATCGATATCGCAATCTCTCTTACCCGTGACTTAAACGAGTTCACAAAGTGTACAATCATGGCTATGCGTGGCCACTACAACATTACAGGTCCCGGAGCGGTCTGGTCGTGGCAGTTCGGATTCCCTTACTGTCTTGACTTAACAAAGAAGACCATGGTTCATATGAATCCGGGTGAGACAAGCTCTGTAGACCTTGCGATGCGCGACGAGGTTGACGCATTCATAAACATCGGTACAGACGCAGGTGCACACTTCCCGATTCCGGCAGTACAGCACCTGAAGAAGCATCCTTTCATTACAGTCGATCCCCACATTAACATGGCAAGTGAAATATCGGACCTTCACGTCCCGGTAAAAATATGCGGTGTAGATGACGGAGGTATCGTTTATCGTATGGACAACGTTCCTATACAGTACAGAAAGGTGGTAGACGCTCCCGAAGGTGTTCCCTCAGATGAGGAATTCCTCGATGCAGTATACAATCGCATGGTAGAACTTGAAGGGGATGGATTCCTATGA
- the hdrC gene encoding CoB--CoM heterodisulfide reductase subunit C codes for MATEKNYNNPELEEKLKDRNYYTVDSKKDFSKEVEEISGTISHMCFQCGTCTGSCPSAPRSSYRIRIFMRRAVLGLEEEALTDPDLWLCTTCYSCSDRCPRDIFPTDVIMAMRNLAFRKGIVPRNFLKTVQLIYSTGHGVPNNDVNRAAREKLGLPRDPPTTHSYPEYMDGIRKIIDHFHLKEEADRILSEE; via the coding sequence ATGGCAACTGAGAAAAACTACAACAACCCGGAGCTTGAGGAAAAACTTAAGGACCGGAATTATTACACTGTTGACTCCAAGAAAGACTTCAGCAAGGAAGTTGAGGAGATCAGCGGAACAATTTCGCATATGTGTTTCCAGTGCGGCACCTGCACGGGTTCATGCCCGTCTGCGCCGCGCAGTTCATACCGCATACGCATTTTCATGAGAAGAGCAGTCCTCGGTCTTGAGGAGGAGGCCTTAACAGACCCTGATCTCTGGCTGTGCACAACATGCTATTCCTGCTCTGACCGTTGCCCGCGTGACATCTTCCCGACTGACGTCATTATGGCAATGAGAAATCTTGCGTTCAGAAAAGGCATAGTTCCGCGCAATTTCCTTAAAACCGTTCAGCTTATCTATTCAACGGGACACGGTGTGCCCAACAACGACGTAAACCGTGCGGCACGTGAGAAGCTCGGTCTTCCAAGAGACCCGCCGACAACGCACTCGTATCCCGAGTATATGGATGGAATAAGAAAGATTATCGACCATTTCCATTTAAAAGAGGAAGCTGACCGCATTCTTTCGGAGGAGTGA
- the hdrB gene encoding CoB--CoM heterodisulfide reductase subunit B — translation MANKMEHSYAFFLGCIAPNRYPGCEAAAIRTSEKVGIELLPLKGASCCPAPGAFGAIDMNVWYAMAARNLCLAEEMKKDITLICNGCYKSIWEVNHKLKHNDELRDKVNEVLSEIDMEYKGTIDVWHLAELYYDEKICGVKKIADSVTRPLTGTKIAVHYGCHLMKPQKDRHFGDTENPMWIDELVGALGAEPVQYRNKMQCCGAGGGVRGYDLIHSLDITNEKLINLREAGADALTEVCPFCQLQYDRGQVEIKENFGQEYNLPVLHYNELLGLAQGMTPEELALDLHAIDCKPFLEKIL, via the coding sequence ATGGCTAATAAGATGGAACACTCATATGCATTTTTCCTTGGCTGTATTGCTCCAAACCGCTACCCCGGTTGTGAGGCGGCTGCAATCAGGACCAGTGAGAAGGTAGGAATTGAGCTTCTTCCCCTGAAGGGAGCAAGCTGCTGTCCGGCACCGGGTGCATTCGGGGCAATAGATATGAATGTCTGGTATGCAATGGCGGCGAGAAACCTCTGCCTTGCAGAAGAGATGAAAAAGGACATAACCCTGATATGCAACGGCTGCTACAAGTCAATCTGGGAAGTAAACCACAAATTAAAGCACAACGACGAGCTTCGTGACAAAGTAAACGAAGTCCTCTCGGAAATTGACATGGAGTACAAGGGTACAATCGATGTCTGGCACCTGGCTGAACTTTATTACGACGAGAAGATCTGCGGTGTAAAAAAGATAGCCGACAGCGTGACAAGGCCTCTTACAGGCACAAAGATTGCAGTCCACTACGGGTGTCACCTGATGAAGCCGCAGAAGGACCGCCACTTTGGAGACACCGAAAACCCTATGTGGATAGACGAACTTGTTGGTGCACTCGGAGCAGAACCTGTCCAGTACCGCAACAAAATGCAGTGCTGCGGAGCGGGCGGCGGTGTGCGTGGATACGATCTAATCCACTCGCTTGATATTACAAACGAGAAGCTCATCAATCTCCGTGAAGCCGGTGCGGATGCACTGACTGAAGTCTGTCCTTTCTGTCAGCTTCAGTATGACCGTGGTCAGGTAGAAATTAAGGAAAACTTCGGACAGGAGTACAACCTGCCGGTTCTTCACTACAATGAACTCCTGGGACTTGCGCAGGGTATGACGCCTGAAGAGCTTGCACTTGATCTGCATGCAATAGACTGCAAGCCGTTTTTGGAGAAGATTCTTTAA
- a CDS encoding molybdopterin dinucleotide binding domain-containing protein — MADKILLNMITQRSIEEGIAMEIGKPSPEYFDACALIEMNEDDIKELGITPNTNVKVTSESGEVVVKAIVARQSCYRGLCHIRQSVWANQVVPPRTQSTGEPQYSGFPVIVEPAPNERIKSALECVQGAVGLWKGDE; from the coding sequence ATGGCAGATAAAATTTTGTTGAACATGATTACCCAGCGCTCCATTGAGGAAGGTATCGCAATGGAGATTGGAAAGCCTTCACCCGAATATTTCGATGCCTGTGCGCTCATTGAGATGAACGAGGATGATATCAAGGAGCTTGGTATCACCCCGAACACCAATGTAAAGGTCACAAGCGAAAGCGGTGAAGTAGTAGTTAAAGCGATTGTAGCCCGCCAGTCGTGTTACAGGGGTCTGTGCCATATACGCCAGAGTGTATGGGCAAACCAGGTAGTCCCCCCCAGAACACAGTCAACAGGCGAGCCGCAGTACAGCGGTTTTCCGGTAATTGTTGAACCGGCTCCAAATGAACGCATCAAATCAGCACTCGAGTGTGTCCAGGGAGCAGTCGGCCTTTGGAAAGGTGATGAGTAA
- a CDS encoding CoB--CoM heterodisulfide reductase iron-sulfur subunit A family protein: MAENQKPRIGVFICHCGTNIAGSLSIDDVVEYAKTLPDVVVADHYQYMCSTPGQTKIEDAIKEYNLTGVVVAACSPRLHEPTFRTATEEGGLNKFRFEMANIRDQNSWVHMHDWEGATEKAKDQVRIAVAKARLLEDLQPKSVPVEHAAMVVGGGVGGIQASLDLANAGIKTYLVEQLPTIGGRMSQLDKTFPTLDCSQCILTPKMVDAGRHPNIILKTYTEVETVEGYIGNFEITLRRKARGTRDAKEMKAAKIEGSGCNGCGDCASVCPVIKPNPFEFGMAPRKAIYIYHPQVMPLQYTIDFNACVKCGLCKEICGPEKNAIDLDMVDELEKVKVGCVILATGYDLIPIENKVEWGYKRYENVITGLEFERLICASGPTGGHLIRPSDGVTPMKVGFVLCAGSRDNTGGVAKPYCSRFCCMYSLKHAHQVMEKIPGCQPYIFYMDIRSFGKMYEEFYYRIQNEGAKFIRGRVAALQEDPVTKNVYVKAEDTLLGRPVSVECDLVVLAAAIQPKPDAEHIRQMFGISKSQDGWYLEAHPKLNPCGTTTAGIFLAGVCQGPKDIPDTVAQAEGAASAASIPIHQGEVQLEPYFAQCVEDLCAGCGMCVPQCPYGALSLIQKEDGRQVMTVTEAKCKGCGTCGGFCPGGAIRMQHFTSPQICAQIDSFLLGGLGGEQ; this comes from the coding sequence ATGGCAGAAAATCAGAAACCGAGGATTGGCGTATTTATTTGCCACTGCGGTACGAACATTGCAGGTTCACTGTCAATTGACGATGTTGTGGAATATGCAAAAACCCTCCCTGATGTGGTTGTTGCAGATCATTACCAGTACATGTGCTCCACGCCCGGTCAGACCAAGATAGAGGACGCAATAAAGGAATATAACCTGACAGGGGTTGTCGTTGCGGCATGTTCACCGCGTCTTCACGAGCCCACATTCAGGACTGCGACCGAAGAGGGAGGCTTAAACAAGTTCCGCTTCGAGATGGCAAACATACGTGACCAGAACTCATGGGTGCACATGCACGACTGGGAAGGTGCAACAGAAAAGGCAAAGGACCAGGTAAGGATAGCCGTTGCAAAGGCAAGACTCCTTGAAGACCTTCAGCCAAAGAGTGTGCCGGTAGAGCATGCAGCAATGGTCGTCGGCGGAGGTGTCGGTGGTATTCAGGCTTCCCTTGACCTTGCAAACGCAGGAATCAAGACATACCTTGTCGAGCAGCTTCCGACAATCGGCGGAAGGATGTCCCAACTTGATAAAACTTTCCCGACGCTTGACTGTTCGCAGTGTATCCTGACACCAAAGATGGTGGACGCAGGCCGTCACCCGAACATTATACTCAAGACATACACAGAAGTCGAAACCGTGGAGGGCTACATCGGAAACTTTGAGATAACCCTCAGGAGGAAGGCACGCGGAACAAGAGACGCGAAAGAGATGAAGGCGGCAAAAATTGAAGGTTCAGGCTGCAACGGCTGTGGTGACTGTGCCTCAGTCTGTCCTGTCATAAAGCCAAATCCGTTTGAATTCGGAATGGCCCCGAGAAAGGCTATCTACATCTACCACCCCCAGGTTATGCCTCTTCAGTACACAATTGACTTTAACGCCTGTGTAAAGTGCGGACTGTGCAAAGAGATCTGCGGACCTGAGAAGAACGCAATTGACCTTGACATGGTCGACGAGCTTGAGAAGGTAAAAGTCGGATGTGTAATTCTTGCAACAGGATATGACCTTATCCCAATCGAAAACAAGGTCGAATGGGGATACAAGAGATACGAAAATGTCATCACCGGTCTTGAGTTTGAGCGTTTAATCTGTGCATCCGGACCAACCGGAGGTCACCTTATACGCCCGTCTGACGGTGTTACGCCGATGAAAGTCGGATTCGTTCTCTGTGCAGGATCAAGAGACAACACAGGCGGAGTTGCAAAACCCTACTGTTCAAGGTTCTGCTGCATGTATTCGCTTAAGCATGCACACCAGGTAATGGAGAAGATCCCGGGCTGCCAGCCATACATCTTCTACATGGATATCCGTTCTTTCGGTAAAATGTACGAGGAGTTCTACTACCGTATCCAGAACGAAGGCGCCAAGTTCATACGCGGACGTGTCGCAGCGCTACAGGAGGACCCGGTTACAAAGAACGTCTACGTAAAAGCGGAGGACACCCTTCTCGGAAGGCCGGTTTCAGTTGAATGTGACCTTGTAGTCCTTGCAGCTGCAATTCAGCCGAAACCTGATGCAGAGCATATACGCCAGATGTTTGGTATTTCAAAGTCTCAGGACGGATGGTACCTTGAAGCCCACCCAAAGCTGAACCCGTGCGGAACAACAACAGCAGGTATCTTCCTTGCAGGTGTCTGCCAGGGCCCGAAGGATATTCCTGACACAGTAGCACAGGCAGAAGGAGCGGCATCCGCGGCAAGCATTCCTATACACCAGGGAGAAGTTCAGCTTGAGCCTTATTTCGCCCAGTGTGTGGAAGACCTTTGTGCAGGCTGCGGAATGTGTGTTCCCCAGTGTCCGTACGGTGCACTCTCGTTAATCCAGAAAGAAGACGGCAGGCAGGTAATGACTGTAACAGAAGCAAAATGCAAAGGCTGCGGTACGTGCGGAGGTTTCTGCCCAGGCGGTGCTATTCGCATGCAGCACTTTACAAGTCCGCAGATATGCGCCCAGATAGATTCATTCCTCCTTGGCGGACTTGGAGGTGAACAGTAA